A stretch of the Cyanobacteria bacterium GSL.Bin1 genome encodes the following:
- a CDS encoding ATP-binding cassette domain-containing protein, which translates to MMQPIVSIRDLNHAFGKGELRKPVLFDLDLDIFPGEIVILTGPSGSGKTTLLTLIAGLRSIQSGKVQVLGQELFGARKKELVQIRRQIGFIFQAHNLLACLTAQQNVGMSLRLHPEIPLAERREQAIGILEAVGMGERVDYYPNKLSGGQKQRVAIARALVSQPRLLLADEPTAALDSKSGRDVVEIMEQLAKEQNCTILLVTHDNRILDIADRIIHMEDGRLARDTALVN; encoded by the coding sequence ATGATGCAACCTATTGTCTCGATTCGTGATCTGAACCATGCCTTTGGCAAGGGAGAGTTACGCAAACCGGTCTTATTTGATCTCGATTTAGATATCTTCCCAGGCGAGATCGTAATTCTAACCGGACCGTCTGGTAGCGGCAAGACCACGCTCTTAACCCTTATTGCTGGCTTACGCTCCATTCAGTCTGGCAAAGTGCAAGTTTTGGGACAAGAATTATTTGGCGCGCGTAAAAAGGAACTGGTACAGATTCGTCGTCAAATTGGGTTTATCTTTCAAGCCCATAACCTATTAGCCTGTCTCACCGCTCAACAAAATGTGGGGATGTCCCTGCGCCTTCACCCGGAGATTCCTCTCGCTGAACGGAGAGAGCAAGCGATTGGCATCCTCGAAGCCGTCGGCATGGGGGAACGAGTCGATTACTATCCCAATAAATTGTCGGGCGGACAAAAACAACGGGTCGCGATCGCGCGCGCCCTCGTTAGTCAACCGCGTCTCCTCCTCGCTGATGAACCGACTGCTGCCTTAGATAGCAAATCCGGTCGCGATGTGGTTGAAATTATGGAGCAACTGGCGAAAGAGCAAAACTGTACGATCTTACTGGTCACTCACGATAACCGCATCCTTGACATTGCCGATCGGATCATTCACATGGAAGATGGTCGTCTGGCAAGAGATACCGCTTTGGTAAATTAA
- a CDS encoding FtsX-like permease family protein produces the protein MFSVPGFLRRWVHEPPLGWAQLSHQKVRLLVALSGIAFADILIFMQLGFKNLLYDGATLIHRNLEGDLVIISNRADFLGNGQTFSRHYLYQADAVDGVASASPLYYSWAYWINPWNKEVTEVAVIAFNPVQPVLDLPEMNQQLETIKLPNIVLFDRQSQPTTGPVSETFSKGETIITEVSGRRVKVGGLFTLGSSFFLKGHLITSDWNYLRLFGADSLDGVTVGVLSLEPEANPQQVLDHLRARLPAEVQVMTREEYIDYEIAFWSSEHPAGTIFNFGAVMGFVVGVVIVNQVLYSDVNDHLAEYATLKAMGYSDRRLLLVVFQEGILLALLGFLPGFGVSVGMYGLLGSLTRIPLAMKFGVAVQVFTVTLVMCLLSAAIAMRKLQSADPADVF, from the coding sequence ATGTTTTCTGTTCCGGGTTTCTTGCGCCGTTGGGTTCATGAACCGCCCTTAGGATGGGCACAACTGAGCCATCAAAAAGTTCGCCTCTTGGTTGCCCTCTCTGGCATTGCCTTTGCCGATATTTTGATTTTCATGCAACTGGGCTTTAAAAATCTTCTTTATGATGGCGCAACCTTGATTCATCGCAACCTGGAAGGAGATTTAGTCATCATTAGTAACCGGGCTGATTTTTTAGGGAATGGCCAGACCTTTTCCCGACATTATTTATATCAAGCCGATGCTGTAGACGGTGTTGCTAGTGCCAGTCCGCTTTATTACTCTTGGGCGTATTGGATTAACCCTTGGAATAAGGAAGTGACAGAAGTGGCAGTGATTGCCTTTAACCCCGTGCAACCCGTTCTTGATTTACCGGAAATGAATCAACAACTCGAAACTATCAAACTACCCAATATTGTCCTTTTTGACCGTCAATCCCAACCCACAACTGGACCCGTCTCAGAAACCTTTAGCAAGGGGGAAACGATTATAACGGAAGTTTCAGGGCGGCGCGTGAAGGTAGGAGGACTGTTTACTTTGGGCAGTAGCTTTTTTCTCAAAGGACACCTCATCACTAGTGATTGGAATTATCTCCGCCTTTTTGGTGCAGATAGTTTAGATGGCGTTACCGTTGGCGTGTTGAGTTTAGAGCCAGAGGCAAATCCTCAGCAAGTTTTAGACCACCTGCGGGCAAGACTCCCAGCAGAAGTACAAGTGATGACTCGGGAGGAGTATATCGATTATGAGATTGCCTTTTGGTCTTCAGAGCATCCCGCTGGAACCATTTTTAATTTTGGTGCAGTGATGGGGTTTGTGGTTGGGGTGGTCATCGTTAATCAAGTGCTTTATTCCGATGTCAATGACCATCTTGCAGAATACGCCACCTTAAAAGCAATGGGCTATTCCGACCGACGCTTATTACTTGTTGTGTTTCAGGAGGGCATCTTGCTGGCGTTATTGGGCTTTTTACCTGGATTTGGAGTTTCCGTGGGAATGTATGGCTTATTGGGTAGTCTGACCCGCATTCCTCTGGCAATGAAGTTCGGGGTCGCGGTACAAGTTTTTACGGTAACCCTGGTTATGTGTTTACTCTCTGCCGCGATCGCGATGCGCAAACTCCAATCTGCTGACCCAGCAGATGTGTTTTAG
- a CDS encoding HlyD family efflux transporter periplasmic adaptor subunit — translation MINFLHPKSLTRPWLMGTAIALFMGSVGTYLIVSQIQGNDPSPETTTVVSAPQTVTALGRIEPQGEVIKLSVANAQDSRVNQLKVEEGEWVEAGQMIAILQGLDQKQAELAQAQQNVKIYQARLAQVEAGEAKLAEIAAQEAVINQLKAQLRTETREREAEIASVQAELRNAKQNYQRYQMLHQEGAVDTAARDDRRETFETTQAALQEAQAHLETTRLTLQERIRQEEALLKTLKEVRPVDREEAQAELAHAIAQVKRIESELEDFYVRVPIAGQILKINTRVGEQVNTSEGIVELGQTNQMYAIAEVYETDVNLVQPGQRVTIVSEYGGFTGEIHGTVDQVGRQIKKQDVIDADPAADQDARVVEVEVRIDPEDNEKVAGLTNLQVRITIDVENE, via the coding sequence ATGATTAATTTCCTTCATCCCAAGTCTTTAACTCGTCCTTGGCTCATGGGAACGGCCATTGCCTTATTCATGGGTTCTGTCGGAACTTATCTCATTGTGTCCCAAATTCAAGGGAATGATCCGTCGCCGGAAACAACAACTGTGGTGAGTGCTCCCCAAACTGTGACGGCTCTTGGTCGGATCGAACCCCAAGGAGAAGTCATTAAACTTTCGGTGGCAAATGCCCAAGATAGTCGCGTCAACCAACTCAAAGTTGAAGAAGGCGAGTGGGTAGAAGCTGGACAAATGATTGCGATCTTGCAGGGGTTGGATCAAAAGCAGGCTGAGTTAGCCCAAGCCCAGCAGAACGTGAAGATTTATCAAGCTAGACTCGCGCAAGTGGAAGCAGGGGAGGCGAAACTGGCTGAGATTGCAGCGCAAGAAGCTGTGATTAACCAACTGAAGGCACAACTTCGCACCGAAACCCGGGAGCGAGAAGCCGAGATTGCCAGCGTTCAAGCGGAGTTACGCAATGCCAAACAAAACTATCAACGATATCAGATGCTGCATCAAGAAGGGGCAGTGGATACAGCTGCCCGTGATGATCGCCGTGAAACCTTTGAGACCACTCAGGCTGCGTTGCAAGAAGCGCAAGCGCATTTAGAAACCACCCGCTTAACGTTGCAAGAACGGATTCGACAAGAGGAAGCGTTATTGAAAACGCTAAAAGAAGTGCGTCCGGTGGATCGGGAAGAAGCCCAAGCAGAACTTGCCCACGCGATCGCGCAAGTGAAACGGATTGAATCAGAATTAGAAGATTTCTATGTCCGAGTGCCCATTGCCGGACAAATTTTGAAGATTAATACCCGTGTCGGTGAGCAAGTCAATACCAGTGAAGGGATTGTCGAGTTAGGACAGACCAACCAAATGTACGCGATCGCGGAAGTGTACGAAACCGATGTTAACTTGGTACAGCCGGGACAACGGGTGACCATTGTTAGTGAATATGGAGGCTTTACGGGAGAAATTCACGGGACAGTGGATCAGGTGGGGAGGCAGATTAAGAAGCAAGACGTGATTGATGCCGATCCGGCTGCCGATCAAGATGCGCGAGTGGTGGAAGTGGAAGTGCGCATTGACCCAGAAGATAACGAGAAAGTGGCCGGTTTGACCAATTTACAAGTCCGCATCACGATTGATGTTGAAAACGAGTGA
- a CDS encoding pentapeptide repeat-containing protein: MEREDLLRRYAQGKRDFSKVNLSGVNLAHTKLSGSNFIRANLQGVNLQGANLSGAFLVMADLSQADLQGAILIVANLSGANLQDANLAQANLGEAVLTGTLMTNVNFSGASLQGSLLAGANLGQANLQNADLRGANLYGADLQGADLREANLRRTNLREANLNGAILPEGQLQGAKMS, encoded by the coding sequence ATGGAACGCGAGGATCTACTACGACGTTATGCTCAGGGCAAAAGAGACTTTAGTAAAGTCAATCTCAGTGGTGTGAATTTAGCCCACACCAAATTAAGTGGCAGCAACTTCATCCGAGCGAATTTACAAGGAGTAAATTTGCAAGGGGCTAATTTGAGTGGGGCTTTTTTAGTCATGGCAGATTTGAGCCAAGCTGATTTGCAAGGTGCAATTTTGATTGTTGCTAACTTAAGTGGAGCTAACTTACAAGACGCGAATTTAGCCCAAGCCAATCTCGGCGAAGCCGTTTTAACGGGAACACTGATGACAAACGTTAATTTTTCAGGGGCGAGCCTCCAAGGATCCCTCCTTGCTGGAGCTAATTTAGGGCAAGCTAACCTGCAAAACGCAGATTTGCGCGGAGCCAATCTTTATGGCGCTGACTTACAAGGAGCCGATCTCAGGGAAGCCAATCTCAGGCGCACCAATTTACGAGAAGCTAATCTTAACGGAGCAATCTTACCCGAAGGTCAGCTTCAGGGGGCAAAAATGAGTTGA
- a CDS encoding pentapeptide repeat-containing protein, which translates to MNSNDLLQQYSAGERNFQNIDLTGINLYRVDLPNIILKGANLVGANLSGANLANADLSEANLIGANLSGADLRAANLSSAESIGANFSGVRASEANLAGIRSNGANLSGANLRRVNFRAGILSGANFSGAILSEAQFQNTNLAGANLSRASLVAADLSNGNLSSANLVGANLEEANLYHALLIDANLKGTNLQGVDITQADSTLKNMVV; encoded by the coding sequence ATGAACAGCAACGACCTACTCCAGCAATACAGTGCCGGTGAGCGCAATTTCCAAAATATTGACCTCACAGGCATTAATCTCTATCGAGTTGATCTTCCTAATATTATTTTGAAAGGAGCAAACTTGGTGGGAGCTAACCTCAGTGGTGCTAATCTCGCCAACGCCGATCTCAGTGAAGCGAACCTGATTGGTGCCAATCTCAGCGGGGCTGACTTAAGGGCAGCCAACTTAAGCAGTGCCGAGTCAATTGGGGCAAACTTTAGCGGCGTAAGAGCGAGCGAAGCTAACTTGGCAGGGATTCGCTCAAATGGGGCTAATCTCAGCGGTGCCAATTTGAGGAGAGTCAATTTTAGAGCAGGAATCTTAAGTGGGGCTAACTTTTCGGGTGCCATCCTCAGTGAAGCTCAATTTCAAAACACCAATTTAGCTGGGGCGAATTTAAGCCGTGCGAGTTTGGTCGCAGCAGATTTGAGCAATGGGAACTTGAGCAGCGCTAATCTAGTGGGTGCTAATTTAGAGGAAGCTAATTTGTATCATGCTCTTCTCATCGATGCCAATTTGAAAGGAACCAATTTACAAGGAGTCGATATCACTCAAGCCGATTCTACTCTTAAAAATATGGTGGTTTGA
- the gshA gene encoding glutamate--cysteine ligase translates to MLLCKGFEVEMYTGRPDGTIVGLSDRIVRDLQGFVREPDTRNVEYTTAPLCCYDRLLCALVRPRVQLRHYLKKQGDYTLIPGSTLALGGSDRFYRSDPQNPYHEYIEKTYGTKVVTASIHINVGFEDTEKLMQACRLIRLEAPLYLALSASSPFLDGQPTGYHSTRWAVFPQTPAYVPLFEDHAHHIRWVNQQLDQGTMQNVRHLWLSVRPNGEHRPYNLNRLELRICDLIVDPIALLSVTALLEARLTQMLLTPDLDPLQQSQLPAQSRAEDLVAIAYENEQAVARKSLAAEVRHWQDGRPIIVEDWIKEIYRQVHPIAKAKGFSCFLSPVQKILRDGNTAQQWLREYEKGTSVTDIVTEGIRKMAHEEAELEDKICQPLAV, encoded by the coding sequence GTGCTACTCTGCAAAGGCTTTGAAGTTGAAATGTACACGGGCAGACCGGATGGAACCATTGTCGGTCTTTCAGATCGGATTGTAAGAGATTTACAGGGATTTGTCCGTGAACCAGACACTCGGAATGTCGAATATACAACGGCTCCTTTGTGCTGTTATGATCGGCTCTTATGTGCCTTAGTGCGTCCCCGGGTGCAGTTACGCCACTATCTAAAAAAACAGGGAGATTATACACTGATTCCCGGTAGCACTTTAGCATTAGGCGGCAGCGATCGCTTTTATCGCTCGGATCCACAAAATCCTTACCATGAGTATATTGAAAAGACTTATGGGACGAAAGTGGTTACGGCAAGCATTCACATTAATGTTGGGTTTGAAGACACCGAAAAACTGATGCAGGCTTGTCGCCTGATTCGCTTGGAAGCTCCTTTGTACCTAGCACTCAGTGCTTCTTCGCCCTTTCTGGATGGTCAACCCACAGGGTATCACTCCACGCGTTGGGCAGTGTTTCCGCAAACCCCTGCTTATGTGCCTTTATTTGAAGATCATGCGCATCATATCCGTTGGGTGAATCAACAGTTGGATCAGGGAACGATGCAAAACGTTCGTCACCTCTGGTTATCGGTGCGCCCGAATGGGGAACACCGTCCCTATAACCTGAATCGATTGGAGTTACGGATTTGTGATTTGATCGTTGATCCGATCGCGCTACTCTCGGTGACGGCGCTTCTGGAAGCCCGTTTAACCCAGATGTTACTGACGCCAGATTTAGATCCCTTGCAGCAAAGTCAGCTACCCGCCCAGAGTCGGGCTGAAGATTTAGTGGCGATCGCGTATGAAAATGAACAAGCAGTTGCCCGTAAAAGCTTAGCTGCCGAAGTTCGCCACTGGCAAGATGGACGACCGATCATTGTCGAAGATTGGATCAAAGAGATTTATCGCCAAGTGCATCCCATCGCCAAAGCCAAAGGATTTAGCTGTTTCCTCTCGCCGGTTCAGAAAATTTTACGGGACGGGAATACCGCTCAACAATGGTTACGAGAGTACGAAAAAGGCACTAGTGTCACTGATATTGTCACTGAAGGCATCCGTAAAATGGCACACGAAGAAGCCGAATTAGAAGATAAAATTTGTCAACCCCTTGCTGTCTAA
- the pap gene encoding polyphosphate:AMP phosphotransferase, which translates to MLNRLDLSLSLDRAEYREKMDSLMYQLRSLHTKCWQQRLTLIIVLEGWAAAGKGTMVKKLATCMDPRGFALHPIVAPTPEEEKYPFLWRFWQCLPAQGNVALFYHSWYTHVLEDRLLQKVPPEQVYPRLEAINGFERELKRDRVGIAKFWIHLSKKELKKRLKKYANDPLDAWRVRPEDWQQHKYYKEYTALAEEMISHTNTNWVPWTLIAGDCKRWARVQLLSHIVDQLALLLEHQSVTLPLSLPEIIPATETPHYLSAVDLTRSLAKKKYKKQLKHQQIELRKLQRSIYENKLPVLLLFEGWDAAGKGGAIKRLTEVLDPRSYQVHPFAAPTDEEKAHHYLWRFWRKLPPAGTIGIFDRSWYGRVLVERVEGFASEIEWQQAYDEINEFETQLVNRGYILLKFWLQIDPDEQLKRFQKRQVDPFKQHKITAEDWRNREKWDLYEVAVNQMIAHTETAAPWTIIPANDKYYARVKVIETLTNAIEEKLIS; encoded by the coding sequence ATGTTAAATCGACTGGATTTATCTCTCTCTTTAGATCGCGCTGAGTATCGGGAGAAAATGGATTCTCTCATGTACCAGCTGCGATCGCTGCATACTAAATGCTGGCAACAGCGCCTAACTCTCATTATTGTTTTGGAAGGTTGGGCAGCAGCCGGGAAAGGAACGATGGTAAAAAAACTCGCCACCTGTATGGATCCGCGCGGCTTTGCCCTCCACCCGATTGTTGCACCAACACCAGAAGAAGAAAAATATCCCTTTTTGTGGCGCTTTTGGCAATGCTTACCGGCACAAGGGAACGTTGCACTGTTCTACCACAGCTGGTACACCCATGTTTTGGAAGACCGCTTACTGCAAAAAGTTCCGCCAGAACAGGTTTATCCGCGCCTCGAAGCGATTAATGGCTTTGAAAGAGAACTAAAGCGCGATCGCGTGGGAATTGCAAAGTTTTGGATTCATCTCAGCAAAAAAGAACTGAAAAAACGTCTGAAAAAATACGCTAACGATCCCCTTGACGCCTGGCGCGTCCGCCCGGAAGATTGGCAGCAACACAAATACTATAAAGAATATACTGCGCTGGCAGAAGAGATGATCAGCCACACCAATACCAATTGGGTGCCTTGGACGCTCATTGCTGGAGACTGTAAACGCTGGGCGCGTGTGCAATTGCTCAGCCACATTGTGGATCAATTGGCTTTATTATTAGAACATCAATCCGTTACCCTTCCCCTTTCCCTTCCCGAAATTATTCCAGCCACAGAAACTCCTCATTATCTCTCCGCAGTTGATCTCACTCGGAGTTTAGCGAAGAAAAAATATAAAAAGCAACTGAAGCACCAACAAATTGAACTGCGAAAATTACAGCGCAGTATTTATGAAAATAAGCTTCCCGTGTTACTCCTGTTTGAAGGATGGGATGCTGCCGGTAAAGGCGGGGCAATTAAACGCTTAACTGAAGTCCTCGATCCGCGCAGTTATCAGGTGCATCCCTTTGCTGCCCCCACAGACGAAGAAAAAGCCCATCATTACCTCTGGCGATTTTGGCGAAAACTGCCTCCTGCGGGAACCATTGGCATTTTTGATCGCAGTTGGTATGGACGAGTTTTAGTGGAACGAGTAGAAGGCTTTGCCAGTGAAATCGAATGGCAGCAGGCTTATGATGAAATCAACGAATTTGAAACCCAGTTAGTCAATCGAGGCTATATCTTGCTCAAGTTTTGGTTACAGATTGACCCTGATGAACAATTAAAACGCTTTCAGAAACGCCAAGTTGATCCGTTTAAGCAACACAAAATTACCGCTGAAGACTGGCGCAATCGAGAAAAATGGGATTTGTACGAAGTGGCAGTCAATCAAATGATTGCCCACACAGAAACCGCAGCACCCTGGACAATCATTCCGGCTAACGATAAATATTATGCACGAGTAAAAGTAATTGAAACCTTAACCAATGCCATTGAAGAGAAACTGATTTCCTAA
- a CDS encoding DUF948 domain-containing protein — protein MSDPILWLALSLFLVAISLTAVLVAAFPAFLELARVARSAEKLFDTLEKELPSTLEAIRLTGEEVTELTNEVNTGVKSASQVAKQLDRGVITAKNQAQGVRKQTRGVITGVKVAWKTWRGTE, from the coding sequence ATGAGCGATCCGATATTGTGGCTAGCGTTGTCCCTGTTTCTCGTTGCGATTAGTCTGACTGCTGTGCTTGTTGCGGCATTTCCTGCTTTTCTGGAACTAGCGCGAGTCGCTCGCAGTGCAGAAAAATTGTTTGATACGTTAGAAAAAGAACTCCCGTCAACCTTAGAAGCCATTCGTCTCACAGGCGAAGAAGTGACGGAACTGACTAATGAAGTGAATACAGGGGTAAAAAGCGCCTCCCAAGTCGCTAAACAGCTTGATCGCGGTGTGATAACGGCTAAAAATCAAGCCCAAGGCGTGAGAAAGCAAACCCGAGGGGTGATTACTGGGGTAAAAGTAGCTTGGAAAACTTGGCGCGGTACAGAGTAG
- a CDS encoding phosphoribosylaminoimidazolesuccinocarboxamide synthase — MEKLYEGKAKIIYPTDDPQILLTHFKDDATAFNAQKKGTIAQKGQINCRISAALFTLLEQQGIATHYIDQIAPNQMRVKAVTILPLEVVVRNIAAGSLCRQTGLEEGTILPFPLVEFYYKKDELGDPLLTRDRVLILNLASLNQLEQLQSKALAINTHLKTFFGNCQITLVDFKLEFGLDANQNLLLADEISPDTCRLWDQAQTDDPEARVMDKDRFRKDLGSVETAYQEVQKRILSQIQLTNSE; from the coding sequence ATGGAAAAGCTATACGAAGGAAAAGCAAAAATCATCTATCCAACAGATGACCCACAAATTTTATTAACGCACTTCAAAGACGATGCAACGGCATTTAATGCCCAAAAAAAAGGGACGATCGCGCAAAAAGGCCAAATCAATTGTCGCATTAGCGCGGCCTTATTTACTCTCCTTGAACAGCAGGGAATTGCCACTCACTATATTGATCAAATTGCGCCGAACCAAATGCGGGTCAAAGCCGTGACCATTTTGCCTTTAGAAGTCGTTGTGCGTAACATTGCTGCCGGAAGTTTGTGCCGACAAACGGGATTGGAAGAAGGAACAATTTTACCCTTTCCCTTAGTCGAATTCTATTACAAAAAAGACGAGTTAGGCGACCCCTTACTCACGCGCGATCGCGTTTTAATCTTGAACCTTGCGAGTCTCAATCAATTGGAACAGTTGCAAAGCAAAGCCCTCGCGATTAATACTCACCTAAAAACTTTTTTTGGCAATTGTCAGATTACCCTAGTGGACTTCAAATTAGAATTTGGTTTGGATGCTAATCAAAACTTACTTCTGGCTGATGAAATCAGTCCGGATACCTGCCGGCTTTGGGATCAAGCCCAAACCGATGATCCCGAAGCCCGGGTTATGGACAAAGATCGCTTTCGGAAAGATTTAGGCAGTGTCGAAACTGCTTATCAGGAGGTGCAAAAGCGAATATTGTCACAAATTCAATTGACAAATAGCGAATAA
- a CDS encoding BamA/TamA family outer membrane protein, with protein sequence MPTAPEEAPVTEPEDFAPEDNVDPSPETPSSPEESPVTEPEDFAPEGVDPSPEAPSSQQEEPQVLIVEVDVEGVEGRLADIIFETTNVQPGRLTTRSQLQEDVNALFATGFFRNVRVVPEDTPLGVKITFIVEPNPVLEEVQVSTVPEDAETRVLPESVVNDIFSEQYGEILNLQELQRNIEELNQWYQDNGYDLAQVVGSPEISPDGVVTLNVAEGVIEKIQVTTFDEDGNEIEGRTRDFIVTREVELSQGDVFERETARADLERIFGLGIFEDASLSFTPGDDPRKVVLNFEVVEGNTGSIGAGAGISSDSGLFGTVSYQEQNLGGNNQKLSAEVQAGGRTLLFNTRFVDPWIAGDPNRTSYAVDLFRRRSRSVIFDGGEIDIDLPNGDNPRVVRTGGGVTFSRPLAPDPFTRPDWTLSAGLEYNRVQIKDADGEISPEDEFGNQLAFDDSGEDDLFLLELDAVRDRRNNPRQPTDGSVLRFGVDQSVPLGSGNILFNRVRGSYSYFIPVDITNFSEEGGETLAFNLQAGTVFGDLPPYEAFSLGGTNSVRGYDFGDVGAGRSFVQATAEYRFPIFAIVGGALFVDVGSDLGTGDDVPGEPAEVRDKPGSGFGYGLGVRVQSPLGPIRIDFGLNDEGDSRIHFGIGERF encoded by the coding sequence ATGCCGACTGCCCCAGAAGAAGCGCCTGTGACCGAACCGGAGGATTTCGCCCCCGAAGACAATGTGGATCCCTCTCCGGAAACTCCTTCTTCCCCAGAGGAGTCACCCGTCACGGAACCGGAGGACTTCGCGCCAGAAGGTGTTGACCCTTCTCCTGAAGCTCCTTCTTCTCAACAAGAAGAACCGCAAGTCCTGATTGTGGAAGTCGATGTGGAAGGCGTAGAAGGACGCTTAGCAGATATCATCTTTGAAACCACGAATGTGCAACCGGGGCGCTTGACCACGCGATCGCAGCTACAAGAAGATGTCAATGCCCTTTTTGCAACCGGTTTCTTCCGCAATGTGAGAGTGGTTCCCGAAGATACCCCCTTGGGAGTAAAGATCACATTTATTGTTGAACCGAATCCAGTTTTAGAAGAGGTACAAGTAAGCACGGTTCCGGAAGATGCAGAAACGCGAGTCCTACCGGAGTCGGTCGTTAATGACATTTTCAGTGAACAGTACGGAGAGATTCTGAACCTGCAAGAACTCCAACGGAATATTGAAGAACTGAATCAGTGGTATCAAGACAACGGTTATGATTTAGCACAAGTGGTCGGTTCTCCGGAAATTTCTCCTGATGGCGTAGTCACCTTAAACGTTGCGGAAGGGGTCATTGAAAAAATTCAGGTCACAACTTTTGATGAAGATGGCAACGAAATTGAAGGACGAACCCGCGATTTTATTGTCACCCGAGAAGTCGAATTATCCCAAGGAGATGTGTTTGAACGGGAAACGGCTCGCGCTGACTTAGAACGCATTTTTGGCTTAGGTATTTTTGAGGATGCTAGTCTCTCCTTTACGCCCGGTGATGATCCCCGGAAAGTGGTTTTGAATTTTGAAGTTGTGGAAGGGAATACCGGTTCGATTGGGGCTGGTGCAGGGATCAGTTCTGACAGTGGTCTGTTTGGAACCGTGAGCTACCAAGAACAAAATTTAGGTGGAAATAATCAAAAGTTATCTGCGGAAGTCCAAGCAGGTGGACGAACACTCCTGTTTAATACCCGTTTTGTTGATCCGTGGATTGCAGGTGATCCCAATCGCACATCCTACGCTGTTGATTTGTTCCGTCGCCGTTCTCGTTCTGTGATTTTTGACGGCGGAGAAATTGACATTGATTTACCTAATGGGGATAATCCCCGAGTAGTGAGAACCGGAGGCGGGGTTACTTTTAGCCGCCCCCTTGCGCCCGATCCGTTTACTCGTCCAGATTGGACGCTTTCGGCAGGATTGGAATATAACCGCGTCCAAATCAAAGATGCTGATGGTGAAATTTCTCCAGAAGACGAGTTCGGCAATCAACTGGCGTTTGATGACAGTGGCGAAGATGACCTCTTTTTGCTGGAATTGGATGCGGTGCGCGATCGTCGCAACAATCCCCGTCAACCGACTGATGGCTCTGTCTTACGCTTTGGGGTGGATCAATCTGTTCCCTTGGGTTCGGGCAATATTCTGTTTAATCGGGTGCGAGGCAGTTATAGTTATTTTATTCCCGTAGACATCACCAACTTTTCAGAAGAGGGGGGAGAAACTCTTGCCTTTAATTTGCAAGCGGGAACTGTCTTTGGCGATTTACCGCCTTATGAAGCCTTCTCCCTGGGGGGAACAAATTCGGTGCGAGGCTATGACTTTGGCGATGTCGGTGCGGGACGCAGCTTTGTGCAAGCTACAGCCGAATACCGTTTTCCCATTTTTGCTATTGTTGGCGGTGCCCTTTTTGTGGATGTGGGAAGTGATTTAGGAACCGGCGACGATGTCCCTGGAGAACCGGCAGAAGTGCGCGATAAACCTGGAAGTGGTTTTGGTTACGGTCTTGGGGTGCGGGTGCAATCACCATTAGGACCGATTCGGATTGATTTTGGACTTAATGACGAGGGAGACAGTCGGATTCATTTCGGTATTGGGGAACGCTTTTAG